The Methanobacterium bryantii region GTAACTAAATGAAAAAAAGGTAAAAAAATATTTAATATTTATGTTGGTAAGACTTTTTTTCCATAAAGTTCATTCAGCACCTCTGCAAGCCCAACGTATATTGCACTAAATCCAGTAAATATCCCTTCATATCCTGCAATTAAAGTTAGCATTGAGTTTCCTGTTATTTCCCCTGCAGATAGCAGGAAAAATAGTACTGCCAGGCTGAGAAATACTACCTGTAATCCCCTGCTTATTTTTAACGTTCCTATAAACATTACAATGGTGAAAAGTCCCCACATGAACAGATACGCTGCAAGTGACACTGCATCCGGTGCAGCTCCAAGGTTCAGTTTTGGTATTATCAGCAAGAACACGAAGGACCACCAGAACAGCCCATATGATCCAAATGCAACCATAGCAAATGTGTTGCCGTTTCGGTATTCCATTAGACTTGCAATAATTTGAGCTATCCCCCCATAAGCAAAGCCCATAGCAAGTATCATACTGTTTAACTCGTAAAATCCCGCATTGTGGAAATTCAAGAGAACTGTGGTCAGTCCAAATGCTATAAGCCCTAGAGGTGCAGGATTTGCAGGAGTATGTTTTGAAAGCTTCCTCCCATCTATAGTTATGGTTGCAAAATCATCTTCAACTATTTTTACACCTCCTTTTTTGCTTTAAATTATTCTTCAAGTGTTGAAATATCACCTACGTCTTCTCCCCTGTCTCTTGCCCTTAAAACTCTCCTCATGATTTTTCCACTTCTTGTTTTTGGGAGTGAATCTACCTGCTTAATCTGCCCCAAAACTGCAACAGGACCCAATTCATACCTTACATGTCTGCTTAATTCTTCGATTAACTGGGTTTTAAGTTGGTATCCTTCTTTTAATATTACAAATGCTTTGATTACTTCTCCTTTTATTGGATCTGATTTACCAATGACTGCTGCTTCTACCACTGCAGGATGGCTTACAAATGCAGATTCAACCTCAGAAGTACCTATTCTGTGCCCTGCAATTTTTAAGACGTCATCTGATCTTCCCTGGATCCAGAAATATCCGTCTTTATCTTTCCTTGCTATATCTCCTGCCGTATATACACATCCTGGAACTTCCTTCCAGTATGTGTTAATAAATTTCTCTTTATCATTGTAGAGTGTTCTAAACATTGCCGGCCACGGTTTTTTGATTACTAAAAGCCCGCCTTTTCCAACAGGCACAGGGTTTCCCTCATCATCAACTACATCCGCGTCGACACCAGGCAATGCCATTGTAGCTGAACCGGGTTTAAGTGGAGCTATAGGTAATGGGGAAATCATGTGCATCCCGGTCTCAGTCTGCCACCATGTATCCATAATAGGGCATTTTTCTTTTCCCACATTTTTGTAAAACCACATCCATGCTTCGGGATTTATTGGTTCTCCAACTGTTCCAAGAATTTTTAGTGATGAAAGGTTGTAGAGACTAGGATATTTGCTTCCAAATCTCATAAGGTGCCTTATTGCAGTTGGAGCTGTATAAAGCTTTGTTACACCGTATTTTTCAACAACAGCCCACCATGCTCCTGGATTTGGGTAGTCAGGTGCTCCTTCATATACAAGAGTTGTTGTACCTAAAAGAAGCGGCCCGTAGAGTAAGAAACTGTGTCCTGTAATCCATCCAATATCTCCTGTACACCACCATAAATCTCCATCATGAATATTGAATACATTGTTAAGCGTTGTTGCTACCCCTACCATGTATCCTGCAGTTGTATGCAAAACTCCTTTAGGTTTTCCTGTACTTCCAGAAGTATAAAGGATAAATAACGGATCTTCAGCATCCATTTCCTCTGCTTCCAGTTCGGCTGGTTCTCCTTCAATAAGTGTTTCGTAAAATATTTCTCTTCCACTTAACTCAGACATTTCTATAGGGATTCCAGTGTGTTTTACTACAACTACAGTCTCAACAGTCGGGCACTGCAGCATTGCTTCATCTGATACTCTTTTTAAGTCTATAATTTTCCCTCTTCTAAATGTCCCGTCTGCAGTTATCAAAATTTTCGCATTACAATCATTTATTCTTTCAACAAAAGATCCTACACTTAATCCAGAATAAACAACACTGTGTATTGCTCCGATTTTAGTACAAGCAAGCAGTGCAACCATGAGTTCTGGACACATAGGGAGATATGTTGAAACTACGTCTCCTTTTTTAACACCTAAATTTTTAAGCGCATTTGCAAATTTGTTTACTTCCCGGTACAGCTCATAATATGTTAATTTTTTCTCATGTCCTCTTTCATTTACGTATAAAACTGCAACCTGGTTTCTTTTGTCAGTTTCAATCCATCTATCCACAGCATTATATGCCATGTTGATTTTACCGTTTACAAACCACTTGTAAAACGGTTCATTACTATCATCAAGTATTTTATCCCACTTTTTAAACCATACAAATTGTTCTGCCTTTTCTGCCCAGTATTTCTCAATATCTTTTCCTTTTTCAATTTCTAATTCCCAGTCTTTCACGTGCAGTACATCAACTATTTCTTGGCCTGGTTTGAAAACTCTTTCTTCGTTCAGCAGGACATCTGTATCATGTCTCATAACTTTTTTCACCACTTTTTTGTTTCACTCGAAAAAAAAGTTTTCGAGGTTATAAAAATTTTTAATTTTTATACCCCAAAACTTTCAGCTTTGAGGTTGTAAAAATCTATGATTTTTATGCCCCAAAACTTTCGAAAATCTACGATTTTCGATGTTTACGACGCAAAGCATGCAAATCTATGATTTGCCGCATCAAAAATCTTTGATTTTTGATAGCTTCCTAACCGCACAAAACAAAGTTTTGTGCATGTTTGCAAAACCATGTTTCGCAGCCGGAAAAATTTTCAATTTTTCCATGCTGCAAATCTTTGATTTGCAGACTTTCAATTTCGAGGTTTTTCAAAGTATGGTGATTAATAAGTTTTTATTGATATTTATATTTTACTATTATTAATCATTATAAATATTGATTAATCATGATAAATATTAAAATTAAATAATAACTATCCACGGGTTAAAATATTAATTAAAAAGTAGTTGAAGGTAAAAATAAAAATAAACTCTAAAATTAACAAAAAAACTGCTTTAAAGTAAGCATCACATGTTTTATAAATTATTTAATAAAATCAAAAATAAAAATCTATTTTTTACCCAGCATTTTATCTACTGAATCTTTAATAGGATTCAACCATGGCTTTAATGCTTCTTTAGTACTGTTTTTATTAGTACTGGCGGTATTTTTATTTTCCTCATCGTAATTATTATATGCTTTATTTCGGTTAATTACAAAATCATTGAGCCAATCTGCCAGTTCATAATCGTGAAGGTCTTCAAAAAATACCCATGCATAGCCTTCATGTTCACTGCTTAAATTGAGGTAACCCTCTATAATTTCACCAGACATTACAATGTGAATAGCCCTTATTAACGGTAAATTCTGCTCACAAACCCCTACAACATGATCTAACTTAATCTTTAAATTAGTTTCTTCGTAGACTTCTCTTCTAAGGGCCTGGTCAAAAGATTCACCGGAATCTACTTTTCCTCCAGGAAGTTCCCATTTTCCGGGGTTAGTTTTAGAACTGGTGGAACGTTTAATAATTAAAATTTTACCCTTCTCATCAGTTAAGAGAACCCTTACTGCCAGACCAAAAACGTATTCTATCATTTTGATTAACCCATATTCCTGTTAGTATAATAAATGACGTGACTTTTTAAACTTATAAGTTTTAGGTATTAAATTTACCCATTTAATTTGAGGAAAATTTCTAATTTTCCGAAACATTCAAAAGCTGTCAAAATGGAAGATTTTGACGCGAAAAAAACTATGTTTTTGTTAGCTTCGCTTTCGAGGGCCCAAAAAATATTGAAACTTGCAAAACTTAAGGTTTGCGTCCCAAAAAAATCGAAGATTTTTTTAGGAATATTTTTTTGGATGTTGAGGAAATCTGTGATTTGCAAACATTCGAAAATTTAAAAAATTTTCGAAAGCTCAAAGCACATCGATAAATTATCTTATTAAATAATTAGTCAAAAGTATTTGGTCATTCATTCATTATAATATTCATTCTCTATTTACCTATATTAATACTCTTATTTCTAGACTAAGTTAAATAAATAAGATATTGTACCATAAAATTTGGTATTTAAAACAAAGTTTCTTAAAATTAACATTAATACACATAATATTTTGCATTTAGTTATATATAAAACTTATAGATCATTTAAATTTAGAAATAGCAGCTAATTTTAATTTATTTAATAATTTAAAAAGAAAAGAAGAAAATGATGTATAAATTTACATCATTGGTGGCATTCCACCAGGCATTCCGCCCATACCTCCCATATCAGGTGCGGCACCGGTACCTTTGGTAGCGATAACGTCGTCAATACGGAGGATCATTTCAGTAGCTTCTGCTGCAGACTGTATAGCCTGTTTTTTAACTCTTTGTGGTTCAACAACACCAGCCTGGTACATATCAACTACTTCTCCAGCGAAAACATCTAATCCTATGTAGAATGATTTTTCGTGTGCTGCTCTTAAGTCTACAAGAGCGTCGATGCTGTCTAAACCTGCGTTTTCAGCGAGTGTTTTTGGAACAACTTCTAAAGCTTCTGCAAATGCTGCAACAGCTAACTGTTCTCTTCCACTGATTGAGTCAGCGTATTCTTTTAATCCTTTAGATATTGCTATTTCAGGAGCTCCTCCACCAGCAACAACCTTTTTGTCTTCTACTGTGGATGCAACAACACCAATTGCGTCTTCAACTGCTCTTTCAATTTCTTCTGCAACGTGTTTTGTACTTCCCCTGAGTATTAAAGAGACAGCTTTAGGGTCTCTGCAGTCTTCTATGAATGTTAAAACTTCATCGAATATTTTCTTTTCGTATACGAGACCAGCTTCTCCTAAATCTTCTGGTTTTAAGTCATCGATGTTAGTTACAACTGTAGCACCAGTTGCTTTTTCGATCCTGCTCATGTCGGATTTTTTAACCCTTCTAATTGCATATATACCGTTTCTTGTGAGGTAGTGCTGTGCGAGGTCATCGATACCTTTTTGACAGAATAAAACATTTGCACCGGATGCAATTATTTTATCTACCATGTCCCTGATCATCTGTTCTTCATTTTCAATGAATGCCTGCATTTGAGCAGGGTCTGTTAAACTTATTTTAGCATCAGTTTCAAGGTCTTTTACTTCAATTGGGTATTTAACAAGTGCTATTTTAGCATCTTCCATCTGTTTTGGCATTCCAGGGTCAGTCCTGCCTTTGTCTACAACAACACCGTTTACTATCATTGATTCGTTGACAGATTCTCCTGAAATCCTCTGAATATTTATGTTATCAGTGTCTACTTCTCCATCTTCTTCAACCTGTCTTACAGCGTCAACTACGAGTTCTGCCAGTGGTTCTCTTGCAGCTTCGGATCCTTTACCTGTCATTGCAGTCATTGCAACTTTAAGGAGAGTATCACGGTCGTCAGCTTCAAATGATATTAAGTTTAATAATTCTTGAGCTTTTTCTGCTGCCTGCCTGTAACCGTTAGCTACAACAGTTGGGTGTATGTCCTGGTCCAGTAATCCTTCTGCTTTTTTAAGTAATTCACCAGCTATGATTACTGCTGTTGTTGTTCCGTCCCCTACTTCGTCTTCCTGTGTTTTTGCAACTTCTACAAGCATTTTAGCTGCAGGGTGTTCGATATCCATTTCTTTTAAGATTGTTACACCGTCGTTGGTTACAACAATATCTCCAAGGGAGTCTACAAGCATTTTGTCCATTCCCTTAGGACCTAAAGTAGTTCTTACAGTTTCTGCAAGGAGTTTCCCTGCGGTAATATTTACTCTTTGAGCGTCTCTTCCTAATAATCTGTCTGTACCTTCTGGAAATATTAAAATTGGTTGGTTTCCACCACCTAATTGTGCCACATTAATCACCTCAAAATTTTTTTGAAATTTTGGGTTCAGGAAATTTTAATCATAAGATTGAAATTTTCCTCAACCTCTAATTTTTTGAAAGTTAGAAAAATCTCATTTGAGATTTCCTTTAGAATTCTATTCTTTGTATTTTATCAATGGGTTAGAGGTTCTATAAATAATTTGCGCATACTGGTTTAAAACAATTGTTTATAATTTAAGAAAAAAATGTGAATATATGCTGTAAATTAAGGTTATTTTTCATTTAAAATTAAACAATAGTTAATATTTATCCCATTTTTCAATTCAAATGTTCATTAGGATCTATTTTAAGTTTATATACTTCTATTTCATTCCTCAATTTCGTATTCAAATTCAAAGAAGGGTTCCCCTCTGATTTCATCCGATAAAAGATGCTCCATTTCATGTGAAACACCATACGCATTTGAACCTGTAAAGTTAAAAGGCCCTTCAACTTTTTTAAGCCTGATTTTTTTAGTCAGGGGATTAAGTGACGCTTTTATTGCATATTCGGCCTCAATTGTTGTCTTATATGGTCTTTTTACAATTTCTCTTTCCTTTTTATTTCCACATTTTTCAAGCCTGTAAATTATCCCTTCTTGATTTAAAATCACAGGATTTAAAAATAGAAATACATTTTCAAGGGTGTAACCTATCATTTTTTCCTCATCAAAACGGGTGATCTTTTCTTTTATAGCCATGACATTGGTAGATTTTACTTTAAGGCTCCAATCTCCCCCAAACTTAATTGAAAAAAGTAAAGGCAAAAATACATCCTGAGGAATTTTAAGTTTTTCTATGACTTCTTTTTCCATTAAATTAAATGATAATTGTTTTTTAAAATCTTCTACCTCTCCTATCTAAACACTCCCCATTTAATTTATTATCTGCTGAATTCACTTTAAACTTGATGTATGAAAGTTTAATTTGAATTAAATTTTCAGCCTAATCGTGAGTTACACAACACCATATAATTTATGTATTTACCAAATAATAAACACTGCAGAAATTTAAAAAGATCAAAATTTAATTATTTTATTTTAATTGATTGGTAAAAATATATACTACTTCTAATACTTATTATGCCTTTATTATATACTTTGTTTTAAAATTAAAATCATTACTAAACGTTGTATGAAATATACTTCCATTATTATTTGAATTGATCAGTATGTTAATGAAAATAAATTTCACCATCTGCATATACAGTTTATATAATCATATAATATACATTATACATTAATTTTATTTTTTAACTAAACATTATTCAATATTTAAGAGAAAGCTTTTTATTGTATTAATTATAGATAAAGACAAGTCAAAGAAATTTGT contains the following coding sequences:
- a CDS encoding acetate uptake transporter encodes the protein MAFGLTTVLLNFHNAGFYELNSMILAMGFAYGGIAQIIASLMEYRNGNTFAMVAFGSYGLFWWSFVFLLIIPKLNLGAAPDAVSLAAYLFMWGLFTIVMFIGTLKISRGLQVVFLSLAVLFFLLSAGEITGNSMLTLIAGYEGIFTGFSAIYVGLAEVLNELYGKKVLPT
- the acs gene encoding acetate--CoA ligase — encoded protein: MRHDTDVLLNEERVFKPGQEIVDVLHVKDWELEIEKGKDIEKYWAEKAEQFVWFKKWDKILDDSNEPFYKWFVNGKINMAYNAVDRWIETDKRNQVAVLYVNERGHEKKLTYYELYREVNKFANALKNLGVKKGDVVSTYLPMCPELMVALLACTKIGAIHSVVYSGLSVGSFVERINDCNAKILITADGTFRRGKIIDLKRVSDEAMLQCPTVETVVVVKHTGIPIEMSELSGREIFYETLIEGEPAELEAEEMDAEDPLFILYTSGSTGKPKGVLHTTAGYMVGVATTLNNVFNIHDGDLWWCTGDIGWITGHSFLLYGPLLLGTTTLVYEGAPDYPNPGAWWAVVEKYGVTKLYTAPTAIRHLMRFGSKYPSLYNLSSLKILGTVGEPINPEAWMWFYKNVGKEKCPIMDTWWQTETGMHMISPLPIAPLKPGSATMALPGVDADVVDDEGNPVPVGKGGLLVIKKPWPAMFRTLYNDKEKFINTYWKEVPGCVYTAGDIARKDKDGYFWIQGRSDDVLKIAGHRIGTSEVESAFVSHPAVVEAAVIGKSDPIKGEVIKAFVILKEGYQLKTQLIEELSRHVRYELGPVAVLGQIKQVDSLPKTRSGKIMRRVLRARDRGEDVGDISTLEE
- a CDS encoding NUDIX hydrolase translates to MIEYVFGLAVRVLLTDEKGKILIIKRSTSSKTNPGKWELPGGKVDSGESFDQALRREVYEETNLKIKLDHVVGVCEQNLPLIRAIHIVMSGEIIEGYLNLSSEHEGYAWVFFEDLHDYELADWLNDFVINRNKAYNNYDEENKNTASTNKNSTKEALKPWLNPIKDSVDKMLGKK
- the thsA gene encoding thermosome subunit alpha, producing MAQLGGGNQPILIFPEGTDRLLGRDAQRVNITAGKLLAETVRTTLGPKGMDKMLVDSLGDIVVTNDGVTILKEMDIEHPAAKMLVEVAKTQEDEVGDGTTTAVIIAGELLKKAEGLLDQDIHPTVVANGYRQAAEKAQELLNLISFEADDRDTLLKVAMTAMTGKGSEAAREPLAELVVDAVRQVEEDGEVDTDNINIQRISGESVNESMIVNGVVVDKGRTDPGMPKQMEDAKIALVKYPIEVKDLETDAKISLTDPAQMQAFIENEEQMIRDMVDKIIASGANVLFCQKGIDDLAQHYLTRNGIYAIRRVKKSDMSRIEKATGATVVTNIDDLKPEDLGEAGLVYEKKIFDEVLTFIEDCRDPKAVSLILRGSTKHVAEEIERAVEDAIGVVASTVEDKKVVAGGGAPEIAISKGLKEYADSISGREQLAVAAFAEALEVVPKTLAENAGLDSIDALVDLRAAHEKSFYIGLDVFAGEVVDMYQAGVVEPQRVKKQAIQSAAEATEMILRIDDVIATKGTGAAPDMGGMGGMPGGMPPMM
- a CDS encoding RimK/LysX family protein codes for the protein MEKEVIEKLKIPQDVFLPLLFSIKFGGDWSLKVKSTNVMAIKEKITRFDEEKMIGYTLENVFLFLNPVILNQEGIIYRLEKCGNKKEREIVKRPYKTTIEAEYAIKASLNPLTKKIRLKKVEGPFNFTGSNAYGVSHEMEHLLSDEIRGEPFFEFEYEIEE